One genomic window of Candidatus Baltobacteraceae bacterium includes the following:
- a CDS encoding isocitrate/isopropylmalate family dehydrogenase yields the protein MSTPTVVVLEGDQTGQELLLEALRVLDRSVIDVELAFVRYDLSLENRRATQNQVVFEAADAMKTHGLGLKAATITPEGKGDVGSPNLLLREAIDGKVMMRTGRKLPRVRPAAGINAPISVVRMAVGDAYGAKEWREGEGLDEIAFRTETISRAVCRYVSEYAFVHAKKTKAVVFGGPKYTVSPVYEGMLKEEMDAAAARHPDVRYDPQLIDATYALLLSNVGDDPLVIPSLNRDGDCLSDLVMQLFGSIAGAESVLLSFDANLKPAVVMAEAPHGTAPRLQGKNVANPLAMILAAAALLSYVDDRRAANASRAIYESSLEAVHSGTATADLGGHSSTTEFTDAVIEGVRRKLDVWSTL from the coding sequence ATGAGCACACCGACCGTCGTCGTCCTGGAGGGAGACCAAACCGGGCAAGAGTTGCTGCTGGAAGCGCTGCGCGTCCTGGACCGCTCCGTCATCGACGTCGAGCTCGCGTTCGTCCGCTACGATTTGTCGCTGGAGAACCGGCGCGCGACGCAAAACCAGGTCGTCTTCGAAGCGGCCGACGCAATGAAGACTCACGGATTGGGACTCAAAGCCGCAACCATCACGCCTGAAGGCAAAGGCGACGTGGGTTCGCCCAACTTGCTGCTGCGCGAAGCGATCGACGGAAAAGTCATGATGCGAACCGGGCGCAAGCTGCCGCGCGTGCGCCCCGCGGCCGGCATTAACGCACCGATTTCGGTCGTGCGAATGGCGGTCGGCGACGCGTACGGCGCCAAGGAGTGGCGCGAAGGCGAGGGACTCGATGAAATTGCGTTTCGCACGGAGACGATTTCGCGCGCGGTGTGCCGCTACGTGAGCGAGTACGCATTCGTTCACGCAAAAAAGACGAAAGCCGTGGTGTTCGGCGGACCGAAGTATACGGTCAGCCCCGTGTACGAAGGCATGCTCAAAGAAGAAATGGATGCCGCGGCGGCCCGGCATCCCGACGTGCGATACGATCCGCAGCTCATCGATGCAACCTACGCGCTGCTGCTGTCAAACGTGGGCGACGACCCGCTCGTCATTCCCTCGCTCAATCGCGACGGCGATTGTCTATCGGATCTGGTGATGCAGCTATTCGGTTCGATCGCCGGCGCCGAATCGGTTTTACTATCGTTCGACGCCAACCTCAAACCGGCGGTCGTGATGGCCGAAGCTCCGCACGGAACCGCACCGCGACTGCAAGGCAAGAACGTCGCCAATCCGCTGGCGATGATTCTCGCCGCCGCCGCGCTGCTGTCGTACGTCGACGATCGCCGCGCCGCCAATGCGTCGCGCGCGATCTACGAATCGTCGCTCGAAGCGGTACACAGCGGCACGGCTACCGCCGATCTCGGCGGTCACTCCAGCACGACCGAGTTCACGGATGCCGTGATCGAGGGGGTGCGCCGAAAACTCGACGTCTGGTCGACGCTCTAA
- a CDS encoding PilZ domain-containing protein produces MVWLSRSAPERSNQRRSYRQSIELPIAVSVRGLPAPVYGTLINISETGCRLRSLILLDRNRIIEFELSRPGSDGLKLRGRVLSRATPQTDAGYEYGVAFEDVEAGQRDVLGREIAEMQRRAASARVAARESAKYVAEGNKQRRTSVRTVFAVPVRYRPVNRPAAVGEASDISAGGLRLMCTDSLAIGSDLEIRFTLPSNVLNVYPAPESRVEITPFGQRRVHAPDNRRAFEEMAIRGRILSRYEGQQGREIYGVTFTDIDGYQREEIARFTHAVQLARIRSNG; encoded by the coding sequence ATGGTGTGGTTATCGCGTTCTGCGCCCGAGCGTAGCAATCAGCGCCGGTCGTATCGGCAGTCTATTGAGCTGCCGATTGCGGTGAGCGTGCGCGGACTTCCCGCGCCGGTATACGGAACGCTCATCAATATCTCCGAAACCGGCTGCCGCTTGAGGTCGCTGATTCTTCTCGACCGCAACCGCATCATCGAGTTCGAGTTGAGCCGCCCGGGCTCGGACGGTCTGAAGCTGCGCGGTCGCGTGTTGTCGCGCGCTACTCCGCAAACCGACGCCGGCTACGAATACGGCGTCGCGTTCGAAGATGTCGAGGCAGGGCAACGCGACGTACTGGGACGCGAGATTGCCGAGATGCAGCGCCGCGCCGCGAGCGCTCGCGTCGCCGCGCGCGAGTCGGCCAAATACGTGGCCGAGGGCAACAAACAGCGCCGCACCAGCGTTCGTACGGTTTTCGCCGTCCCGGTGCGCTATCGCCCGGTCAATCGGCCCGCGGCGGTCGGCGAAGCCAGCGATATTTCGGCCGGTGGCTTACGCTTAATGTGTACCGATTCGTTAGCCATCGGCAGCGATCTCGAGATTCGATTCACGCTGCCGAGTAACGTGCTCAACGTCTATCCCGCCCCCGAGAGTCGCGTCGAGATCACGCCCTTCGGTCAACGCCGCGTTCACGCACCCGACAACCGACGTGCGTTCGAAGAGATGGCGATTCGCGGACGGATCCTTTCGCGGTACGAAGGGCAGCAAGGGCGCGAAATCTACGGCGTGACGTTTACCGACATCGACGGCTATCAACGCGAAGAGATTGCGCGCTTCACGCACGCAGTGCAGCTCGCGCGCATCCGCAGCAACGGTTGA